A window of Malaclemys terrapin pileata isolate rMalTer1 chromosome 14, rMalTer1.hap1, whole genome shotgun sequence contains these coding sequences:
- the LOC128849054 gene encoding ferritin heavy chain A-like, with protein sequence MESQVCQNFHAECEAAVNRLVNLELYASYVYLSLSYYFDRDDVALKHMAQFLKEQSHEEREHAEKFLIYQNKRGGRVVLQDIKKPERDEWGNSLEALQCALQLEKTLNQALLDLHKLATEKNDPHLCDFLESDYLEEQVKAIKQLGDHVTNLKRLGVPQNGMGEYLFDKLTLGESS encoded by the exons ATGGAGTCCCAGGTGTGCCAAAACTTCCATGCTGAGTGTGAGGCTGCTGTGAATCGCCTTGTGAACCTGGAGCTGTATGCCAGCTATGTCTATCTGTCCCTG TCCTATTACTTTGACCGTGATGATGTGGCCCTGAAGCACATGGCTCAGTTCCTGAAGGAGCAGTCCCATGAGGAGCGGGAGCATGCAGAGAAGTTTCTGATCTACCAGAACAAGCGAGGAGGGCGTGTTGTCCTGCAGGACATCAAG AAACCAGAACGGGATGAGTGGGGGAACAGCCTGGAGGCCCTGCAATGTGCCCTGCAGCTGGAGAAGACTCTGAACCAGGCCCTGCTGGACCTGCACAAGCTGGCTACAGAGAAGAATGACCCCCAT CTCTGTGACTTCCTGGAGTCTGACTACCTGGAGGAGCAGGTGAAGGCCATCAAGCAGCTGGGAGACCATGTCACCAACCTGAAGCGCCTGGGAGTGCCCCAGAATGGCATGGGAGAGTACCTGTTTGACAAGCTCACCCTGGGGGAGAGCAGCTGA
- the LOC128849055 gene encoding ferritin heavy chain A-like has translation MESQVRQNFHAECEAAVNLMVNLELYASYVYLSLSYYFDRDDVALKHMAQFLKEQSHEEQEHAEKFLKYQNKRGGRIVLQDIKRPERDEWGNSLEALQCALQLEKRVNQALLDLHKLATEKNDPHLCDFLESDYLEEQVKAIKQLGDHLTNLKRLGVPQNGMGEYLFDKLTLEGSS, from the exons ATGGAGTCTCAAGTGCGCCAGAACTTCCATGCTGAGTGTGAGGCTGCTGTGAACCTCATGGTGAACCTGGAGTTGTATGCTAGCTATGTCTATCTGTCTTTG TCTTACTACTTTGACCGTGATGATGTGGCCCTGAAGCACATGGCCCAGTTCCTGAAGGAGCAGTCCCATGAGGAGCAGGAGCATGCAGAGAAGTTCCTGAAATACCAGAACAAACGAGGGGGACGCATTGTCCTGCAGGACATCAAG AGGCCAGAGCGGGATGAGTGGGGGAACAGCCTGGAGGCCCTGCAGTGCGCCCTGCAGCTGGAGAAGAGGGTGAACCAGGCCCTGCTGGACCTGCACAAGCTGGCGACTGAGAAGAATGACCCCCAT CTGTGTGACTTCCTGGAGTCTGACTACCTGGAGGAGCAGGTGAAGGCCATTAAGCAGCTGGGAGACCACCTCACTAACCTGAAGCGCCTGGGAGTGCCCCAGAACGGCATGGGAGAGTACCTGTTTGACAAGCTCACCCTGGAGGGGAGCAGTTGA
- the LOC128849051 gene encoding ferritin heavy chain A-like, with protein MSSSVMESQLCQNFHRECMAAINRMVNLELYASYVYLSMSYYFDRDDVALRHVAQFQREQSLKEREHAEKFLKYQNRRGGRIILQDIKKPERDEWGNSLEALQCALQLEKTLNQALLDLHKLATEQNDPHLCDFLKSDYLEEQVRAIKQLGDYLTNLKRLEVPQNGMGEYLFDMHTLRESC; from the exons ATGAGTAGTAGTGTAATGGAGTCTCAGTTGTGTCAAAACTTTCATCGTGAATGTATGGCTGCCATCAATCGGATGGTGAACTTGGAACTGTATGCTAGCTATGTATATCTTTCTATG TCCTATTACTTTGACCGTGATGATGTGGCCCTGAGGCACGTGGCCCAGTTCCAGAGGGAGCAGTCCCTCAAGGAAAGGGAACACGCAGAGAAGTTCCTGAAATACCAGAACAGACGAGGAGGACGTATTATCCTGCAGGACATAAAG AAGCCCGAGCGGGATGAGTGGGGGAACAGCCTGGAGGCCCTGCAATGCGCCCTGCAGCTGGAGAAGACTCTGAACCAGGCCCTGCTGGACCTGCACAAGCTGGCTACAGAGCAGAATGACCCCCAT CTATGTGACTTTCTGAAGTCTGACTACCTGGAGGAGCAGGTGAGGGCTATCAAGCAGCTGGGAGACTATCTCACCAACCTGAAGCGCCTAGAAGTGCCCCAGAACGGCATGGGAGAGTACCTGTTTGACATGCACACCCTGCGGGAGAGCTGCTGA
- the LOC128849053 gene encoding ferritin heavy chain A-like has translation MESQVRQNFHADCEAAVNRMVNMKLYASYVYLSMSYYFDRDDVALRHVAKFLKEQSHEEREHAERFLTYQNKRGGQVILQDIQKPEQDEWGNSLEALQCALQLEKTLNQALLDLHKLATEKNDPHLYDFLESEYLEEQVKTIKQLGDHVTNLKRLGVPQNGMGEYLFDKHTLGESS, from the exons ATGGAGTCCCAGGTGCGCCAGAACTTCCATGCTGACTGTGAGGCTGCTGTGAACCGCATGGTGAATATGAAGCTGTATGCCAGCTATGTCTACCTGTCTATG TCCTACTACTTTGATCGTGATGATGTAGCCCTCAGACATGTAGCAAAGTTCCTCAAGGAGCAGTCCCATGAGGAGAGGGAGCATGCAGAGAGGTTCCTGACCTACCAGAACAAGCGAGGGGGACAAGTTATCTTGCAGGATATCCAG AAACCAGAACAGGATGAGTGGGGGAACAGCCTGGAGGCCCTGCAATGTGCCCTGCAGCTGGAGAAGACTCTGAACCAGGCCCTGCTGGACCTGCACAAGCTGGCTACTGAGAAGAATGACCCCCAT CTCTATGACTTCCTGGAGTCTGAGTACCTTGAGGAGCAGGTGAAGACCATCAAGCAGCTGGGAGACCATGTCACCAACCTGAAGCGCCTGGGAGTGCCCCAGAATGGCATGGGAGAGTACCTGTTTGACAAGCACACCCTGGGGGAGAGCAGCTGA